One Limnochordia bacterium DNA window includes the following coding sequences:
- a CDS encoding general secretion pathway protein GspK, with protein MSILREENGYATVHVLGVTLVIAAVIGAYGLWVRFEAHSALRLKITEEARLNARAGLNRALMLLLSDHTEDFDWLGEDWGKGLCAGEGTVVILDEGSKLGLNWMNLPMWSALCGSHSQSVQRLQQERNERGGLISSVLEAKYLYPELALDEALVTVYSCFNLNSVDEGVLRALWRAAGALPLEAEVIAKSLRDRRADRPLDIKELESITHMSTELMQRVFPWIVFEGPINVNTASSPVLKVLFEANGLTDALYRRLIEARKGTPFRNLEEVERVLGIRLLDEQARPIGIGKWLTVRSTFFRISSSYGNPPVIIDAVVRRTWNGQTSCWEIQTVSWMEQGDRD; from the coding sequence ATGTCTATTCTAAGGGAAGAAAACGGCTATGCGACGGTACATGTCCTTGGAGTGACTCTGGTTATTGCCGCAGTAATCGGCGCATATGGACTATGGGTTCGTTTTGAGGCTCATTCTGCTTTGAGACTTAAGATAACAGAGGAGGCACGTCTAAATGCGAGAGCAGGCCTCAATCGAGCATTAATGCTTTTGTTAAGTGATCATACGGAGGACTTCGATTGGCTCGGAGAGGACTGGGGCAAAGGTCTATGCGCGGGCGAAGGTACAGTTGTCATTCTGGATGAGGGAAGTAAGCTCGGGCTTAACTGGATGAATTTACCGATGTGGAGTGCGCTTTGTGGTAGTCATTCGCAATCGGTACAGAGACTTCAACAGGAACGGAATGAGCGGGGTGGACTTATTAGTTCTGTTTTGGAGGCAAAGTACCTATACCCCGAGTTGGCCCTAGATGAAGCACTTGTCACGGTTTACTCGTGTTTCAACTTAAATAGTGTTGATGAAGGGGTTTTGCGGGCGTTGTGGCGAGCTGCTGGAGCTCTTCCACTAGAGGCAGAAGTCATTGCAAAGTCGCTCAGAGACCGTCGAGCGGACAGACCTCTGGATATAAAGGAGCTTGAGAGTATTACGCATATGAGCACTGAGCTTATGCAGCGAGTATTCCCATGGATAGTTTTCGAAGGACCGATTAATGTAAATACGGCTTCTTCTCCGGTACTTAAGGTTCTGTTTGAAGCGAACGGACTTACGGATGCTCTATACAGAAGGCTGATAGAGGCAAGGAAGGGGACACCCTTTCGCAATTTAGAAGAAGTGGAGAGGGTCTTAGGTATACGATTACTTGACGAACAGGCTCGCCCGATTGGCATTGGGAAGTGGTTGACTGTTCGATCCACTTTTTTCCGTATTAGTAGTAGCTATGGTAACCCGCCTGTTATCATTGATGCGGTTGTTAGACGCACTTGGAACGGGCAAACAAGTTGCTGGGAGATACAGACAGTTTCCTGGATGGAACAGGGTGATCGCGATTAG